Proteins encoded in a region of the Oreochromis niloticus isolate F11D_XX unplaced genomic scaffold, O_niloticus_UMD_NMBU tig00008386_pilon, whole genome shotgun sequence genome:
- the LOC112845652 gene encoding uncharacterized protein LOC112845652 isoform X2 gives MLHHIYTTTKIKLLDSSPVLLCGRCCYVQSHSGTALPNSTLLTTQSAGCPPVHSCTESEQQWHKPRTVGVKPGPINSMIFTKPVPNRMAQTGVRSGFYRGIVGPLPDP, from the exons ATGCTGCATCATATATACACAACTACGAAG ATTAAGCTTCTGGATTCATCGCCAGTGCTCCTGTGTGGCAGGTGCTGTTATGTGCAATCACACAGTGGCACTGCTCTTCCAAACAGCACACTACTCACAACTCAGAGTGCCGGTTGTCCCCCTGTGCATAGCTGCACCGAATCTGAACAGCAATGGCACAAGCCACGGACAGTG GGTGTGAAGCCAGGACCTATCAACTCTATGATCTTCACTAAGCCGGTACCAAATAGGATGGCCCAGACTGGAGTACG gaGTGGATTCTACAGAGGCATTGTGGGTCCATTACCAGATCCCTGA
- the LOC112845652 gene encoding uncharacterized protein LOC112845652 isoform X1: protein MLHHIYTTTKYPKKHRLTGEVGVRALCYRSMRKSEAPHRLSIKLLDSSPVLLCGRCCYVQSHSGTALPNSTLLTTQSAGCPPVHSCTESEQQWHKPRTVGVKPGPINSMIFTKPVPNRMAQTGVRSGFYRGIVGPLPDP, encoded by the exons ATGCTGCATCATATATACACAACTACGAAG TATCCAAAAAAACACAGGTTGACAGGGGAGGTCGGTGTGAGAGCCCTGTGCTACAGGTCAATGAGGAAGAGTGAGGCACCACACAGACTAAGT ATTAAGCTTCTGGATTCATCGCCAGTGCTCCTGTGTGGCAGGTGCTGTTATGTGCAATCACACAGTGGCACTGCTCTTCCAAACAGCACACTACTCACAACTCAGAGTGCCGGTTGTCCCCCTGTGCATAGCTGCACCGAATCTGAACAGCAATGGCACAAGCCACGGACAGTG GGTGTGAAGCCAGGACCTATCAACTCTATGATCTTCACTAAGCCGGTACCAAATAGGATGGCCCAGACTGGAGTACG gaGTGGATTCTACAGAGGCATTGTGGGTCCATTACCAGATCCCTGA